The Ideonella dechloratans genome includes a window with the following:
- a CDS encoding sensor histidine kinase: MNALLFGVPAAAALLSLGILGAGLYGLRRSRARCQRLHGELERAQAEVRTRERELHVLLHSVQELIFRTDAEGRVIYLNDRWLSVVGEPARRALGRPLLNLVPPACRGDFAPLLDARMGAARRKGRFRVQGQDGTVRHFDVSVVPWYAGAQIAGYSGSAADVTERVEIEQRLSAQRDFSALLLEISPLPISLVDEQDRYITVNQAWESFRGLHRDEVIGRSTASLLGPAQLPLHEEQRQKMLRTGQRIRYEARIPDAQGAERDVVITRVLVPAGDGHPAGILTALTDVTEFRDAERHIREARDLAEEASRAKSEFVANISHELRTPLQSILGFSELGTLRAQEHPRLAAMFSDVHAAGQRMLALVNDLLDVSKIECSVGTFHLERMDIRRPVRAVAAELAPLLGAKRLQLDLQLGEFPLSAKVDPLRLQQVVRNVLANAIKFSPERGSLEVGGELTVEGDILLWVRDHGPGIPEAELETIFEAFVQSSQTKDGSGGTGLGLAISRKIMQAHGGAITARNMPDGGSQFELRLPSRGFSDTLPGDLALQEASPAVLV, encoded by the coding sequence ATGAACGCCCTGCTCTTCGGTGTTCCGGCGGCGGCGGCCCTGCTGAGCCTGGGCATTCTGGGCGCGGGTCTGTACGGCCTGCGGCGCAGCCGCGCCCGCTGCCAGCGCCTGCACGGCGAACTCGAGCGTGCCCAGGCCGAGGTGCGCACGCGTGAGCGCGAACTGCATGTGCTGCTGCACAGCGTGCAGGAGCTGATCTTCCGCACCGACGCCGAGGGCCGCGTGATCTACCTGAACGACCGCTGGCTGAGCGTGGTGGGCGAGCCGGCCCGCCGGGCCCTGGGCCGCCCCCTGCTGAACCTGGTGCCGCCCGCCTGCCGGGGCGACTTCGCCCCGCTGCTGGATGCCCGCATGGGCGCGGCCCGTCGCAAGGGACGCTTCCGGGTGCAGGGCCAGGATGGCACCGTGCGCCACTTCGATGTGTCGGTGGTGCCCTGGTACGCGGGCGCGCAGATCGCCGGCTACTCCGGCTCGGCCGCCGACGTGACCGAGCGCGTGGAGATCGAGCAGCGGCTGAGCGCCCAGCGCGACTTCAGCGCCCTGCTGCTGGAGATCAGCCCCCTGCCCATCTCGCTGGTGGATGAACAGGACCGCTACATCACCGTCAACCAGGCCTGGGAGTCCTTCCGCGGCCTGCACCGCGACGAGGTGATCGGGCGCAGCACGGCCAGCCTGCTCGGCCCGGCGCAACTGCCGCTGCACGAGGAGCAGCGCCAGAAGATGCTGCGCACGGGCCAGCGCATCCGCTATGAAGCACGCATCCCGGATGCGCAGGGTGCCGAGCGCGACGTGGTCATCACCCGCGTCCTGGTGCCCGCCGGTGACGGCCATCCCGCCGGCATCCTCACCGCCCTGACCGACGTCACCGAATTCCGCGATGCCGAGCGGCACATCCGCGAGGCCCGTGATCTGGCCGAGGAGGCCTCGCGCGCCAAGTCGGAGTTCGTCGCCAACATCAGCCACGAACTGCGCACGCCGCTGCAGTCCATCCTCGGCTTCTCGGAACTGGGCACGCTGCGCGCGCAGGAGCATCCCCGGCTGGCCGCGATGTTCTCCGATGTGCACGCCGCCGGCCAGCGCATGCTCGCCCTGGTCAACGACCTGCTGGACGTCTCCAAGATCGAATGCTCGGTCGGCACCTTCCACCTGGAACGCATGGACATCCGCCGCCCGGTGCGGGCGGTGGCGGCCGAGCTCGCCCCCCTGCTGGGTGCCAAGCGCCTGCAGCTGGATCTGCAGCTGGGCGAGTTCCCGCTGTCGGCCAAGGTGGATCCGCTGCGGCTGCAGCAGGTGGTGCGCAACGTGCTGGCCAATGCCATCAAGTTCTCGCCGGAGCGGGGCAGCCTGGAGGTGGGCGGCGAGCTCACCGTGGAGGGTGACATCCTGCTCTGGGTGAGAGATCACGGCCCCGGCATCCCCGAAGCCGAGCTGGAGACCATCTTCGAGGCCTTCGTGCAATCGAGCCAGACCAAGGACGGCTCGGGCGGCACAGGCCTGGGGCTGGCCATCAGCCGCAAGATCATGCAAGCCCATGGCGGCGCCATCACGGCGCGCAACATGCCCGACGGCGGCAGCCAGTTCGAGCTGCGCCTGCCCAGCCGGGGCTTTTCCGACACCCTGCCCGGCGACCTGGCCCTGCAGGAAGCATCACCGGCCGTCCTGGTCTGA
- a CDS encoding HD-GYP domain-containing protein, which yields MNAPLRNLPLPGDANRFDSASAAQMEQLVMDLRQMYRERNAALEEVAAAHHEALLRLALAADYRDTDTGNHIVRIGYLSEALALLLGLSSEAAAMLRKAAPMHDIGKIGVPDSVLKKPGPLDPEERRQMNEHAAIGAHILGRSRIPLFQMAAEVAQTHHERWDGRGYPAGLSGESIPITGRIVAVADYFDALTMDRVYRPAFRVEEALSMLAGERGRSFDPRVVDMFIAHAPALVALRDRINQHGGEVEILAGAALLNVRKFLAEFGTLPEAMVAAARWEGGAVP from the coding sequence ATGAACGCCCCGCTGCGCAACCTGCCCCTGCCCGGGGACGCCAACCGCTTCGACTCGGCCTCGGCCGCACAGATGGAGCAGTTGGTCATGGACCTGCGGCAGATGTACCGCGAGCGCAATGCCGCGCTCGAGGAGGTGGCCGCTGCCCACCACGAGGCCCTGCTGCGCCTGGCCCTGGCCGCCGACTACCGCGACACGGACACCGGCAACCACATCGTCCGCATCGGCTACCTGTCCGAGGCGCTGGCCCTGCTGCTGGGTCTGAGCAGCGAGGCCGCGGCCATGCTGCGCAAGGCCGCGCCGATGCACGACATCGGCAAGATCGGCGTGCCCGATTCGGTGCTGAAGAAGCCCGGGCCGCTGGACCCCGAAGAACGCCGGCAGATGAACGAGCACGCCGCCATCGGTGCGCACATCCTGGGGCGATCGCGCATTCCCCTGTTCCAGATGGCGGCCGAGGTGGCCCAGACCCACCATGAGCGATGGGACGGGCGCGGCTACCCGGCTGGTCTGTCGGGGGAGAGCATTCCGATCACCGGCCGCATCGTCGCGGTGGCCGACTACTTCGACGCGCTGACGATGGACCGGGTGTACCGCCCAGCCTTCCGCGTGGAAGAGGCGCTGAGCATGCTGGCCGGCGAGCGGGGTCGCAGCTTCGACCCGCGGGTGGTGGACATGTTCATCGCTCATGCCCCGGCCCTGGTGGCCCTGCGCGACCGCATCAACCAGCATGGCGGCGAGGTGGAGATCCTGGCGGGCGCTGCGCTGCTCAATGTGCGCAAGTTCCTGGCGGAGTTCGGTACCCTGCCCGAAGCCATGGTCGCGGCCGCCCGCTGGGAAGGCGGGGCCGTCCCATGA
- a CDS encoding helix-turn-helix domain-containing protein, producing MTHPDDLPPSGAYTTQEVARLLGLAVRSVQLMVDRGELRAWKTPGGHRRIDPASVTAWQARQQGLATPSAEAAEPAVPARRLRALLIEDSVHYQNLVGLLLRRVLPEADFQVASDGIVGLAQVGQWQPDLLIVDLLLPGIDGAALISSLRSQPMFSAMRLLVITSLTPEELTPYALALEGLPVVHKTALVTALPPLLVAQAAAVGAPA from the coding sequence ATGACCCACCCAGACGATCTCCCGCCCTCCGGGGCCTACACCACCCAGGAGGTGGCGCGTCTGCTGGGCCTGGCAGTGCGCTCGGTCCAGCTGATGGTGGATCGGGGCGAGTTGCGGGCTTGGAAGACGCCGGGCGGCCACCGCCGGATCGATCCGGCCTCGGTGACGGCCTGGCAGGCCCGCCAGCAGGGGCTGGCCACGCCCAGCGCGGAGGCCGCAGAGCCCGCCGTCCCCGCGCGGCGGCTGCGCGCCCTGCTCATCGAGGATTCGGTCCACTACCAGAACCTGGTGGGCCTGCTGCTGCGCCGGGTCCTGCCGGAGGCCGACTTCCAGGTGGCCAGCGACGGCATCGTCGGCCTGGCCCAGGTGGGACAGTGGCAGCCCGATCTGCTGATCGTCGATCTGCTGCTGCCGGGCATCGACGGCGCGGCCCTCATTTCTTCCCTGCGCTCGCAACCCATGTTCAGCGCCATGCGCCTGCTGGTCATCACCTCGCTGACGCCCGAGGAGCTCACGCCCTACGCCCTGGCGCTGGAGGGCTTGCCGGTCGTGCACAAGACCGCGCTGGTGACCGCCTTGCCACCGCTGCTGGTGGCCCAGGCCGCGGCGGTGGGGGCCCCGGCGTGA
- a CDS encoding ankyrin repeat domain-containing protein, translated as MTPYRVLYRVLAAWLIGLAALPLAQAQPTSNPSVHAQLLVATRQGDMTGVERALASGASPNARNPLGKTALLLAAERGRDDLARRLLSAGADVNLASVEEVTPLMAACYGGNVALVRLLLEAGARTEPVDRMHRTAAVYAAGQGHAEVLAALLEHGVAIDATYAHGLTALMWAAGEGHAEVVHLLLARGARVDLRDDRGLTAAQIARDAGHAPLADELSIAR; from the coding sequence ATGACGCCATACCGTGTCCTCTACCGTGTGCTGGCGGCGTGGCTCATCGGCCTGGCCGCGCTGCCCTTGGCACAGGCCCAGCCCACCTCCAATCCGAGCGTCCATGCTCAGCTGCTGGTGGCGACCCGTCAGGGTGACATGACCGGCGTCGAGCGTGCGTTGGCGTCAGGGGCCTCACCCAATGCGCGCAATCCCCTGGGCAAGACCGCGTTGCTGCTGGCTGCGGAGCGGGGGCGCGATGACTTGGCCCGGCGTCTCCTTTCCGCGGGGGCCGATGTGAACCTGGCCTCGGTCGAGGAGGTCACCCCGCTGATGGCCGCCTGCTATGGCGGGAACGTGGCGCTGGTTCGCCTGCTGCTGGAAGCTGGCGCACGCACTGAGCCAGTGGACCGGATGCACCGCACCGCCGCCGTCTACGCGGCGGGCCAGGGTCATGCCGAGGTGCTGGCCGCCCTGTTGGAGCACGGCGTCGCCATCGACGCAACCTATGCGCATGGTCTGACGGCCTTGATGTGGGCCGCGGGCGAAGGCCATGCGGAGGTGGTGCACCTGTTGCTGGCCCGTGGCGCTCGGGTGGACCTGCGGGATGACCGCGGCCTCACGGCCGCGCAGATCGCCCGCGACGCCGGCCATGCCCCGCTGGCCGACGAGTTGAGCATCGCCCGCTGA
- a CDS encoding pyrroloquinoline quinone-dependent dehydrogenase, with protein sequence MSSRMMRPALAGLLLGAVLWTAPGAARAQAEIQGAAAPTGNPVPRSVSVTQGQLDAADRDGTNFLHSNMSYAQTRYYPAAQINAGNVAKLKPVFTFQTEVLESMETAPIVVDGIMYITTSYNHVYALDAATGQEFWHYKHKMGPVTTFCCGPNNRGVAVLGDRLFMGTLDAKLISLDAKTGKVLWMSQIADPELGYSETMAPVAVDGKVLIGTNGGEYGIRGFVKAFDANTGALLWTFYTVPEKGHEGVWAVNDATGRNMLRDIAAEKAQLAKQGGDFYKTLGGGVWMAPAVDRDTHTVFFVVGNPSPDLYGAERPGDNLYTDSMVAIDLNTGAYKWHYQYVAHDVWDLDAVSPVILTEARDKSGQMRKVAIHGGKTGHVYVHDRATGELIRFSEAMVPQEAMWSLPTKTGARMLPGANGGVEWSPMAFSPKTRLVYAANLHQPMTYHVEEAQYPGGKLWLGGAFKVIPGEKQWGRLAAVNIDTGKLAWKVDTEQPLIGGVLATAGGLVFNGEGNGYFRAFDASTGKKLWEYQAGAGVNAPAVSYMVHGKQYVAVAAGGNTQLDFKRGNSVVVFALP encoded by the coding sequence ATGTCATCACGCATGATGCGGCCTGCGCTCGCAGGTCTGTTGCTTGGCGCCGTTCTGTGGACTGCTCCCGGGGCCGCCCGGGCCCAGGCCGAGATCCAGGGGGCCGCCGCCCCCACGGGCAACCCGGTGCCCAGATCGGTCTCGGTCACTCAAGGCCAGCTGGACGCGGCCGACCGGGACGGCACGAACTTCCTCCACTCGAACATGAGCTATGCGCAGACCCGGTACTACCCGGCCGCGCAGATCAACGCAGGCAATGTCGCCAAGCTGAAGCCGGTGTTCACCTTCCAGACCGAGGTGCTGGAATCGATGGAGACCGCCCCCATCGTGGTCGACGGCATCATGTACATCACCACCTCGTACAACCATGTCTACGCCCTGGACGCGGCCACGGGCCAGGAGTTCTGGCACTACAAGCACAAGATGGGGCCGGTGACGACCTTCTGCTGCGGCCCGAACAACCGCGGCGTGGCCGTGTTGGGGGATCGCCTTTTCATGGGCACCCTGGACGCCAAGCTCATCTCGCTGGACGCCAAGACGGGCAAGGTGCTGTGGATGTCGCAGATCGCCGATCCGGAGCTGGGCTACAGCGAGACCATGGCGCCGGTGGCCGTCGATGGCAAGGTGCTCATCGGCACCAACGGGGGCGAATACGGCATCCGCGGTTTCGTGAAGGCCTTTGACGCCAACACCGGCGCGCTGCTCTGGACCTTCTACACCGTTCCCGAGAAAGGGCACGAAGGGGTTTGGGCGGTCAACGACGCCACCGGCCGCAACATGCTGCGCGACATCGCTGCCGAGAAGGCGCAGCTGGCCAAGCAGGGAGGCGACTTCTACAAGACGCTGGGTGGTGGCGTGTGGATGGCGCCTGCGGTGGACCGTGACACGCACACGGTGTTCTTCGTGGTGGGCAACCCCAGCCCCGATCTGTACGGCGCCGAACGGCCGGGGGACAATCTCTACACCGACTCGATGGTGGCGATCGACCTGAACACCGGCGCCTACAAGTGGCACTACCAGTACGTGGCCCATGACGTGTGGGACCTGGACGCGGTGTCACCGGTCATCCTGACGGAGGCCAGGGACAAGAGCGGCCAGATGCGCAAGGTGGCCATCCACGGCGGCAAGACGGGCCATGTCTACGTGCATGACCGGGCCACCGGCGAGCTGATCCGCTTCAGCGAGGCCATGGTGCCCCAGGAGGCGATGTGGTCGCTGCCCACCAAGACGGGCGCGCGCATGCTGCCGGGCGCCAACGGCGGCGTGGAATGGAGCCCGATGGCCTTCAGCCCCAAGACCCGCCTGGTTTACGCGGCCAACCTGCACCAGCCCATGACCTACCACGTGGAGGAGGCCCAGTACCCTGGAGGCAAGCTGTGGCTGGGCGGAGCCTTCAAGGTGATCCCCGGCGAGAAACAGTGGGGGCGTCTGGCCGCCGTCAACATCGACACCGGCAAGCTGGCCTGGAAGGTGGACACCGAACAGCCCTTGATCGGCGGGGTGCTGGCCACCGCCGGCGGACTGGTGTTCAACGGCGAGGGCAATGGCTACTTCCGCGCCTTCGACGCCAGCACCGGCAAGAAGCTCTGGGAATACCAGGCGGGAGCCGGTGTGAACGCCCCGGCCGTGTCCTACATGGTCCACGGCAAGCAGTACGTGGCCGTGGCCGCCGGTGGCAACACGCAGCTGGACTTCAAGCGCGGCAACTCGGTGGTGGTGTTCGCCCTGCCATGA
- a CDS encoding cache domain-containing sensor histidine kinase translates to MPHRQPPSSRVRLSVLASAFAALLLVIVWLSVFAVLASKRNDAIEAERRQNVNVANVLGEQTLRVIATLDQACRRVADAVAEQPDEVPDLIRFANETGMAPRILAQLSLVGADGRFVGSNLDPDGSKSKHVDLSTREHVRVHLDPATLPKDTPQLISDGLFIGKPVLGKVSGKWTIQLSRKISDAQGRTLGVVVASLDPSYFEDVYRGVDVGPQGVVALIGADLNLRARVVGGQSKGMGTQLAHSALLEHLAEPAGSYLAPSNVDGLTRLTAFRRVAAYPLDVTVGTSMEDALAAWNNTRTVMLTLTAVLSGVVLVATVSFVMGLRRLERTNDALRVSEAQAQAASRAKSDFLAAISHELRTPLTSIRGFAELMELRLEQPKFREQAGLIRKGAEHLNDLLTEILDFTKLEAGAMPLNAEPVALRPLIDGTANFFAIAAAAKGLNLTARVAEDVPEQLSCDGLRLKQILNNLLSNAVKFTPEGQIQLLVERDVDSVLFQVQDTGPGIPPEMQEAVFERFRQGNARVSYEHGGTGLGLALARGLAELMEGELTLVSRPGEGACFTLRLPLRQG, encoded by the coding sequence ATGCCCCATCGCCAACCCCCATCCAGCCGCGTTCGGCTGAGCGTGCTGGCCAGCGCCTTCGCGGCCCTGCTGCTGGTCATCGTCTGGTTGTCCGTGTTCGCCGTGCTGGCGTCCAAGCGCAACGATGCGATCGAAGCCGAGCGGCGCCAGAACGTCAACGTCGCCAACGTGCTGGGTGAGCAGACCCTGCGCGTGATCGCCACGCTGGACCAGGCCTGTCGCCGGGTGGCCGACGCGGTCGCCGAGCAACCCGACGAGGTGCCCGACCTGATCCGCTTTGCCAACGAGACCGGCATGGCGCCGCGCATCCTGGCCCAGCTCTCGCTGGTCGGCGCCGATGGCCGCTTCGTCGGCAGCAACCTGGATCCGGACGGCAGCAAGAGCAAGCATGTGGACCTCTCTACCCGCGAGCATGTGCGGGTCCACCTGGATCCCGCGACCCTGCCCAAGGACACGCCGCAGCTCATCAGCGACGGCCTGTTCATCGGCAAGCCGGTGCTGGGCAAGGTCTCCGGCAAATGGACCATCCAGCTCTCGCGCAAGATCAGCGACGCCCAGGGGCGCACCCTGGGGGTGGTGGTGGCCTCGCTCGACCCCAGCTACTTCGAGGACGTCTACCGGGGCGTGGATGTCGGCCCCCAGGGGGTGGTGGCCCTGATCGGCGCCGACCTGAACCTGCGCGCCCGGGTGGTGGGCGGCCAGAGCAAGGGCATGGGCACCCAGCTGGCCCACAGCGCGCTGCTGGAGCATCTGGCCGAGCCCGCCGGCAGCTACCTGGCACCCAGCAACGTCGACGGACTCACCCGGCTGACCGCCTTCCGTCGCGTGGCCGCCTATCCGCTGGACGTGACGGTCGGCACATCGATGGAAGACGCTCTGGCGGCCTGGAACAACACCCGCACGGTGATGCTGACCCTGACGGCCGTGCTCAGCGGTGTGGTGCTGGTGGCCACGGTGAGCTTCGTCATGGGCCTGCGCCGCCTGGAGCGCACCAACGACGCCCTGCGGGTGAGCGAGGCCCAGGCCCAGGCGGCCAGCCGGGCCAAGAGCGACTTCCTGGCGGCGATCTCGCATGAGCTGCGCACCCCGCTGACCAGCATCCGCGGCTTCGCGGAGTTGATGGAGCTGCGTCTGGAGCAGCCCAAGTTCCGCGAGCAGGCAGGGTTGATCCGCAAGGGCGCGGAGCATCTCAACGACCTGCTGACGGAGATCCTGGACTTCACCAAGCTCGAGGCCGGTGCCATGCCCCTCAACGCCGAGCCGGTGGCCCTGCGGCCGCTGATCGACGGCACGGCCAACTTCTTCGCGATTGCCGCGGCGGCCAAGGGCCTGAACCTGACGGCCCGGGTGGCCGAGGACGTGCCCGAGCAGCTCAGCTGCGATGGCCTGCGGCTCAAGCAGATCCTGAACAACCTCTTGTCCAACGCCGTGAAGTTCACGCCGGAGGGCCAGATCCAGCTGCTGGTGGAACGCGACGTGGACAGCGTTCTCTTCCAAGTGCAGGACACGGGACCGGGTATCCCGCCTGAAATGCAGGAGGCGGTGTTCGAGCGCTTCCGCCAGGGCAATGCACGGGTGAGCTACGAGCACGGCGGCACCGGACTGGGCCTGGCCCTGGCCCGCGGTCTGGCCGAGCTGATGGAAGGTGAGCTGACGCTGGTCTCCCGCCCGGGCGAAGGCGCCTGCTTCACCCTGCGCCTGCCGCTGCGCCAGGGCTGA
- a CDS encoding YcbK family protein, which translates to MSKTHHPDRRRFLHRSAGLAAGAVPALVAPRQALASLAQRRELAFYNTHTQERVDLVYAVGNQFLPDSLDTLNHFLRDHYSGEVGVMDPNLFDLLHQVRSRLGSTGEFEVISGYRCPTTNATLKSTRGGGVATHSLHMVGQAIDVRLPGVPLTALRDAALSLQGGGVGFYPREQFVHIDTGRVRRW; encoded by the coding sequence ATGAGCAAGACACATCACCCGGATCGCCGCCGCTTCCTCCACCGTTCCGCCGGCTTGGCCGCGGGCGCGGTGCCCGCCCTGGTCGCTCCCCGCCAGGCCCTGGCGAGTCTGGCCCAGCGGCGGGAGCTGGCCTTCTACAACACCCACACCCAGGAACGGGTGGATCTGGTCTACGCCGTCGGCAACCAGTTCCTGCCCGATTCGCTGGACACGTTGAACCACTTCCTGCGCGACCACTACAGCGGCGAAGTGGGCGTGATGGATCCAAATCTCTTCGACCTGCTGCACCAGGTGCGCAGCCGCCTGGGCAGCACGGGCGAGTTCGAGGTCATCTCCGGCTACCGCTGCCCGACGACCAATGCCACGCTCAAGAGCACCCGGGGCGGCGGCGTGGCCACGCACAGCCTGCACATGGTCGGCCAAGCCATCGACGTGCGGCTGCCGGGCGTGCCCCTGACCGCCCTGCGCGATGCGGCGCTGTCCCTGCAGGGCGGCGGCGTGGGCTTCTACCCGCGAGAACAGTTCGTCCACATCGACACCGGCCGCGTGCGGCGCTGGTGA
- a CDS encoding c-type cytochrome, which yields MAPTNPVLPAGAPAGAEVCVACHAHAGQSDKPQYPILAGQTPRYIYLQLRDFQEGRRHDPLMSPIAATLTRDQMRELAAWYGAQKPYEQSTFQVDAEKARLGKAKADETLCTMCHLGGFAGQNEIPRVAGQHYAYIVKQLTAFKTRQRTNDAGNMTAVSATLSDADIENIAHYLAGL from the coding sequence ATGGCGCCCACCAACCCGGTGCTGCCCGCCGGGGCGCCGGCCGGGGCCGAGGTCTGCGTGGCCTGCCATGCGCACGCGGGCCAGTCGGACAAGCCGCAGTACCCGATCCTGGCGGGCCAGACGCCGCGCTACATCTACCTGCAGCTGCGCGACTTCCAGGAGGGGCGCCGCCACGACCCCCTGATGTCGCCCATCGCGGCCACACTCACGCGGGACCAGATGCGCGAACTGGCCGCCTGGTACGGCGCGCAGAAGCCCTACGAGCAGTCCACCTTCCAGGTGGACGCGGAGAAGGCCCGGCTGGGCAAGGCCAAGGCCGACGAGACGCTGTGCACCATGTGCCACCTCGGCGGCTTTGCCGGTCAGAACGAGATTCCCCGCGTGGCCGGCCAGCACTATGCCTACATCGTCAAGCAGCTGACCGCGTTCAAGACCCGTCAGAGAACCAACGATGCCGGCAACATGACCGCGGTGTCGGCCACGCTGTCGGACGCCGACATCGAGAACATCGCGCACTACCTTGCAGGGCTGTAG
- a CDS encoding L,D-transpeptidase family protein: MKRRDLIVRTLAGGLLGANLGRPTLSWAADAPAPAALDWLPGGRPGALARQAVALLADAASQGLNPQDYQAQPLVQAVAQAAQGQPLQAEAAALLSQRLSTQILRYLRELHWGRISPRQLQQNYDGLRGGSFDAAVVLQQAFATGRLAEAAQAAAPRTALYGALKETLAAYRAMGAPAAWQQPLPPLPASRPKGRPPKLEAGQAWPGLDLLRQRLQLLGDLDPQAATPALYQSPLVEAVQTFQQRHGLNDDGVIGAGTLAALNVSPAERVRQIELTMERLRWTPIAQGPRMIAINLPEFVLRGYEVHGDEITVKTEMKVIVGKALNTRTPIFDEDMRFIEFSPYWNIPPSIARKETVPKLRKDPGYLDREGMEFVAGDGRVLRAVSSANLDAVLAGQMRIRQRPGPENALGDIKFVFPNNDNIYLHHTPATQLFEKERRDFSHGCIRVEKPVELARFVLQDMPEWTEERIVAAMTKGESSTLKLAHPIPVLIAYGTALVKHGRPYFFADLYGQDKLLDAALRARKVS; the protein is encoded by the coding sequence ATGAAACGACGTGACCTGATCGTCCGCACGCTGGCGGGCGGCCTGCTGGGCGCCAACCTGGGCCGGCCCACCCTGAGCTGGGCCGCGGACGCGCCCGCCCCCGCTGCGCTGGACTGGCTGCCCGGCGGCCGGCCCGGCGCCTTGGCCCGCCAGGCGGTGGCCCTGCTGGCCGACGCCGCCAGCCAGGGCCTGAACCCGCAGGACTATCAGGCACAGCCACTGGTCCAGGCCGTGGCCCAGGCTGCTCAGGGGCAGCCTCTGCAGGCCGAGGCCGCGGCCCTGCTCTCCCAGCGTCTGAGCACCCAGATCCTTCGCTATCTGCGCGAGCTGCACTGGGGTCGGATCAGCCCCCGGCAGCTGCAGCAGAACTACGACGGCCTGCGAGGCGGCAGCTTCGACGCCGCGGTGGTCCTGCAGCAGGCCTTTGCCACCGGCCGGCTGGCCGAGGCAGCCCAGGCCGCCGCCCCGCGCACCGCCTTGTACGGCGCCCTGAAAGAGACTCTGGCCGCCTACCGCGCCATGGGTGCCCCGGCCGCCTGGCAGCAGCCGCTGCCGCCCCTGCCCGCCAGCCGGCCGAAGGGCCGGCCGCCCAAGCTTGAAGCCGGCCAGGCCTGGCCGGGACTGGACCTGTTGCGCCAGCGCCTGCAGCTGCTGGGCGATCTGGACCCCCAGGCTGCCACGCCCGCCCTTTACCAGAGCCCGCTGGTCGAGGCCGTGCAGACCTTCCAACAGCGCCATGGTCTGAACGACGACGGCGTGATCGGTGCAGGCACCCTGGCCGCACTGAATGTCTCACCGGCCGAGCGGGTGCGACAGATCGAACTCACGATGGAGCGCCTGCGCTGGACCCCGATCGCCCAGGGGCCACGCATGATCGCCATCAACCTCCCGGAGTTCGTGCTGCGCGGCTACGAAGTGCATGGCGACGAGATCACGGTGAAGACCGAGATGAAGGTCATCGTCGGCAAGGCGCTGAACACCCGCACGCCGATCTTCGACGAGGACATGCGCTTCATCGAGTTCAGCCCCTACTGGAACATCCCGCCCAGCATCGCACGCAAGGAGACGGTGCCCAAGCTGCGGAAGGATCCGGGCTACCTGGACCGCGAAGGCATGGAGTTCGTCGCCGGTGACGGCCGGGTGCTGCGCGCGGTCAGCAGCGCCAACCTGGACGCGGTGCTGGCCGGCCAGATGCGCATCCGCCAGCGGCCCGGCCCGGAGAACGCGCTGGGCGACATCAAGTTCGTCTTCCCGAACAACGACAACATCTACCTGCACCACACCCCGGCCACCCAGCTCTTCGAGAAGGAGCGGCGGGATTTCAGCCACGGCTGCATCCGGGTGGAGAAACCCGTCGAACTGGCCAGGTTCGTGCTGCAGGACATGCCGGAGTGGACGGAGGAGCGTATCGTGGCGGCCATGACCAAGGGGGAATCCAGCACGCTGAAGCTGGCCCACCCCATCCCGGTGCTGATCGCCTACGGAACTGCGCTGGTCAAACACGGTCGACCCTATTTCTTCGCCGATCTCTACGGGCAGGACAAGCTGCTCGATGCCGCGCTCAGGGCCCGCAAGGTTTCTTGA
- a CDS encoding response regulator transcription factor, with protein MKKVLVVEDHADIRRLIRMTLEFEACEVFEANNGAHGLAQAQELHPDVMLLDVMMPGELDGLEVCRRVKADPSLAHTRVAILSARGTATDVERGQQAGADAYLVKPFSPLQLIKVIEELSPSSAQP; from the coding sequence ATGAAAAAAGTGCTTGTCGTGGAAGACCACGCCGACATCCGCCGCCTGATCCGCATGACGCTGGAGTTCGAGGCCTGCGAAGTCTTCGAGGCCAACAACGGGGCCCATGGGCTGGCCCAGGCGCAGGAACTGCATCCGGACGTCATGCTGCTGGACGTGATGATGCCGGGCGAGCTCGACGGCCTGGAGGTCTGCCGACGTGTCAAGGCGGATCCGTCCCTGGCCCACACCCGGGTGGCCATCCTGTCGGCCCGCGGCACCGCCACGGATGTGGAGCGCGGCCAGCAGGCCGGCGCCGATGCCTACCTGGTCAAGCCCTTCAGCCCGCTGCAGCTGATCAAGGTCATCGAAGAGCTCAGCCCGTCCAGCGCCCAGCCATGA